A part of Perca fluviatilis chromosome 15, GENO_Pfluv_1.0, whole genome shotgun sequence genomic DNA contains:
- the axin2 gene encoding LOW QUALITY PROTEIN: axin-2 (The sequence of the model RefSeq protein was modified relative to this genomic sequence to represent the inferred CDS: inserted 1 base in 1 codon), which yields MSRALMDHIASSFREDAPRPPVPGEEGEAPCYPGKLAVMKPVEPPKSVLLGSPGSSARRNEDGLGEPEGSASPDSPLSRWTKSLHSLLGDQDGALLFRTFLEREKCVDTLDFWFACNGFRQMDLKDTKTQRVAKAIYKRYIENDSIVAKQLKPATKTFIRDNVKKQHIDSAMFDQAQTEIQTNMEENAYQMFLTSDIYLEYVRTGGENPNHVSSNGLGDLKVVCGYLPTLNEEEEWNCDFKAKALVGLSAKAQRTTVSMRAVEVMERGYRSYKRGDSINPCHVGSFAPVSSTNDSEVSSDALTDDAMSVTDSSVDGIPPYKLGSKKQIQREMQRNMRMNSQVSLPAFPRTCRPPKEMVPMEPSQFAAQLISRLESLKRKQDTLSSLEEKLQQIQEEEEKEDSEILGSAPQLSPHPLTLLPGSSDEDPQAILDEHLSRVLKTPGCQSPAVIRHSPRSSSPEHRPIMRTGFGIKALVRTGPSSSSVPSPDQGAITLXLGPNRTFVSRQSTKHIHHHYIHHHASPKTKEQIEREAALRVHGLCSSSAECQPYQRSRSLGREMCGSVSADSSVGRSSSLSRRMCRSGAEDGVAERCVEDLQLPSDTADPTQNVLQWILESKRQGRHKSHSNQSTKKSFGGSSTQTHTWGGGGSCGHLRSHQPAQPFIQDPAMPPLPPPNTLAQLEEACRRLEEVSTKTTKQRHSISSLQQEKSHLVPVQGEGSVPLSLANPSPAGLLTTSPGLQSEELKECKKGFGGETVVTYFFCGEEIPYRRNMKSHSLTLGHFKEQLRKKGNYRYYFKKASDEFECGAVFEEVSDDSSLLPTYEGKILGKVERME from the exons ATGAGCCGGGCGCTTATGGACCATATCGCCAGTAGTTTCCGAGAAGATGCTCCTCGACCCCCGGTGCCGGGGGAGGAGGGCGAGGCGCCCTGCTACCCCGGCAAACTCGCAGTGATGAAACCCGTGGAACCCCCCAAATCGGTTTTGCTCGGCTCTCCGGGATCCTCGGCGAGGAGGAACGAGGATGGTCTTGGGGAGCCAGAGGGGAGTGCCTCCCCGGACTCGCCGCTTTCCCGGTGGACAAAGTCTTTGCACTCTCTCCTCGGGGACCAGGACGGCGCTCTTCTTTTTAGGACATTCCTGGAGCGAGAGAAATGTGTCGACACTTTAGACTTTTGGTTTGCCTGCAATGGCTTTAGGCAAATGGACCTCAAGGATACCAAAACGCAGAGAGTCGCCAAAGCAATTTACAAGCGCTACATCGAAAACGACAGCATTGTCGCCAAACAGCTCAAGCCGGCGACTAAAACCTTCATACGGGATAATGTCAAGAAGCAACACATAGACTCCGCGATGTTCGACCAGGCGCAGACGGAGATCCAAACCAACATGGAGGAGAACGCGTACCAGATGTTTCTGACCTCTGACATTTACCTCGAGTACGTGAGGACTGGGGGAGAAAACCCGAATCACGTCAGCTCGAACGGATTGGGTGACCTGAAAGTTGTATGTGGATACCTGCCCACGCTCAATGAAGAGGAGGAGTGGAATTGTGATTTCAAAGCCAAAGCGCTGGTTGGATTGTCGGCGAAGGCGCAGAGGACCACCGTGTCCATGAGGGCGGTGGAGGTGATGGAAAGAGGATACAG ATCATACAAGAGAGGAGACTCGATCAACCCCTGCCATGTGGGCTCTTTTGCCCCCGTCAGCAGCACCAATGACAGCGAGGTTTCCAGTGACGCCTTGACCGACGATGCCATGTCTGTGactgacagcagtgt AGATGGCATTCCTCCGTATAAACTGGGCTCAAAGAAACAGATACAGAGGGAGATGCAGCGCAACATGAGGATGAACAGCCAAGTCTCTCTGCCTGCTTTCCCt CGTACTTGCCGTCCACCCAAGGAGATGGTCCCAATGGAGCCGTCGCAGTTTGCAGCTCAGCTCATCTCCCGCCTGGAGAGCCTGAAGAGAAAGCAGGACACCCTCAGCTCTCTGgaggagaagctgcagcagATTCAGGAG gaggaggaaaaagaagacTCCGAGATCCTAGGAAGTGCTCCCCAGCTCTCTCCCCACCCCTTGACCCTCCTCCCTGGCTCCTCTGACGAGGACCCCCAGGCAATTCTGGACGAACACCTGTCTCGCGTCCTGAAGACCCCCGGCTGCCAGTCCCCCGCTGTCATCCGCCACTCGCCTCGCTCCAGCTCCCCAGAGCACAGGCCCATCATGCGCACAGGCTTTGGAATCAAGGCCCTGGTTAGGACAGGGCCCTCCAGTTCTTCTGTCCCTAGTCCTGACCAAGGGGCTATCACTC GCCTTGGGCCTAACAGGACCTTCGTAAGCAGGCAGAGCACAAAACACATCCACCACCACTACATCCACCACCATGCCAGTCCTAAGACTAAGGAGCAGATTGAAAGGGAGGCAGCCCTCAGGGTGCATGGCCTGTGCTCCAGCAGTGCCGAGTGCCAGCCTTACCAGCGCAGCCGCAGCCTGGGCAGGGAGATGTGTGGGTCGGTCTCAGCAGACAGCAGTGTGGG GCGTTCCAGCTCTCTGTCCAGGCGCATGTGTCGTTCAGGGGCTGAGGATGGAGTAGCAGAAAGGTGTGTGGAGGACCTACAGCTGCCCAGTGACACGGCAGATCCCACCCAGAATGTGCTGCAGTGGATCCTGGAAAGTAAACGGCAAGGCAGGCACAAGTCTCACAG TAACCAGAGCACCAAGAAATCCTTTGGAGGCTCCTCTACGCAGACGCACACGTGGGGTGGTGGTGGAAGCTGTGGCCACCTACGTAGCCACCAGCCAGCCCAACCATTCATCCAGGACCCAGCCATGCCTCCCCTGCCCCCTCCCAACACTTTGGCCCAGCTGGAGGAGGCCTGCCGCCGACTGGAGGAGGTCTCCACCAAGACCACCAAGCAAAG GCATTCCATTTCCAGTCTCCAGCAAGAGAAGAGCCACCTCGTTCCTGTCCAGGGTGAAGGGTCCGTCCCTCTGTCTCTAGCCAATCCCAGCCCTGCTGGCCTCCTCACCACCAGCCCCGGCCTCCAATCAGAAGA GTTGAAGGAGTGTAAAAAGGGTTTCGGAGGCGAGACGGTGGTGACCTATTTCTTCTGCGGTGAGGAGATCCCCTACCGCAGGAACATGAAGAGCCACAGTCTCACCCTGGGCCACTTTAAGGAGCAGCTCCGCAAGAAGGGCAACTACAG GTACTACTTCAAGAAGGCCAGCGATGAGTTTGAGTGCGGTGCGGTGTTTGAGGAGGTGTCAGACGACAGCTCCTTACTGCCCACCTACGAGGGCAAGATCCTGGGCAAGGTGGAAAGGATGGAGTGA